The proteins below are encoded in one region of Limnohabitans sp. 63ED37-2:
- a CDS encoding TolC family protein — MYRTKKWNFKWRLSAVAAISVCSVFHVFAQNTNQPRPVQSVKDIFDATWARQPEAQALETRQQALQAQKRAATAWTPEPAAVELNSKSDQWGRNLGEREQQIAIAVPMWLPGQRSKSSALAEAEANALDHQIKANQLRVAGQIREDWWNFHRARIEKDVTTDQLNNAKRLAEDVSKRVKAGDLAQSDQHQAEGAVAVAESAYAMAQANLELAIQMIKASIGATSFSTLTLSDSPELLPSAEYPRNHAALMELQARSDVAERAMALAATRTRANPEFTIAKSRDRGNLADPYSSKITIGIRLPFGGGPRYEAVVAHAQAEATQAQAQLTLERDRTQSLWHFAQAKVNAAQAQLKAAERRAKLALESRTFFEKSFQLGESDLPTRLRIEVEAVEAQRQAALSRIEFFASISALRQAAGLLPQ; from the coding sequence ATGTACCGAACCAAAAAATGGAATTTCAAATGGCGCCTGAGTGCAGTAGCTGCCATTTCAGTGTGCAGTGTCTTTCATGTATTTGCGCAAAATACCAACCAGCCACGGCCAGTTCAGAGCGTCAAAGATATTTTTGATGCCACTTGGGCACGTCAACCAGAAGCACAAGCGTTAGAGACTCGTCAGCAAGCATTGCAAGCCCAAAAGCGTGCAGCTACAGCATGGACGCCAGAGCCAGCAGCCGTAGAGCTGAACTCAAAATCTGATCAGTGGGGCAGAAATTTGGGTGAACGAGAGCAGCAAATTGCAATCGCAGTTCCGATGTGGCTCCCCGGTCAACGAAGCAAAAGTTCTGCTCTTGCAGAGGCTGAGGCAAACGCTTTAGATCATCAAATTAAAGCAAATCAACTGCGTGTTGCCGGACAAATCCGAGAGGATTGGTGGAATTTTCACCGTGCCCGCATCGAAAAAGATGTCACCACGGATCAATTGAACAATGCGAAACGCTTAGCTGAAGATGTTTCTAAACGGGTGAAGGCGGGTGATTTAGCTCAATCGGATCAACACCAAGCTGAAGGTGCCGTTGCGGTGGCTGAGTCTGCGTATGCCATGGCGCAAGCAAATTTGGAACTTGCCATTCAGATGATCAAAGCATCGATTGGTGCGACAAGTTTTTCAACGCTGACTTTGTCAGATAGCCCAGAGTTACTCCCTTCAGCTGAATACCCACGCAACCATGCCGCATTGATGGAGCTGCAAGCGCGCTCAGATGTTGCCGAGCGCGCGATGGCACTGGCCGCAACCAGAACAAGGGCGAACCCAGAATTCACGATTGCCAAATCCAGAGATCGTGGCAATCTTGCAGATCCCTACAGCTCAAAAATAACGATAGGCATTCGACTTCCGTTTGGCGGTGGCCCTAGGTATGAGGCGGTTGTAGCTCACGCCCAAGCTGAAGCAACACAAGCCCAAGCGCAATTGACCTTGGAGCGCGATCGGACACAGTCCCTGTGGCACTTTGCTCAAGCAAAAGTCAATGCTGCACAGGCTCAACTCAAAGCGGCGGAGCGCAGAGCCAAATTGGCTTTGGAGTCCCGCACCTTCTTTGAGAAATCGTTTCAGCTTGGTGAATCCGATTTGCCAACCCGACTGCGCATCGAGGTAGAAGCCGTTGAGGCACAACGTCAAGCTGCTTTAAGTCGTATCGAGTTCTTTGCGTCTATCTCAGCGCTACGTCAAGCCGCTGGACTATTGCCGCAATAA
- the czcI gene encoding cation efflux protein, CzcI family, with amino-acid sequence MRRLVAIFLLVFMPLQLSWAAVSGYCQHESDVSSQAQHPGHHEHEHKSSDSMSDTKAPTSKVSNLDGSDTDCASCHACCCAALVTQTQMPLSQGPEHVTATQAEFLFRSAIERPERPQWNHLA; translated from the coding sequence ATGCGTCGCTTGGTTGCCATTTTCTTGCTGGTCTTTATGCCATTGCAGCTCTCTTGGGCTGCAGTGAGCGGTTATTGCCAGCATGAAAGCGATGTCAGCTCGCAAGCGCAACACCCCGGTCATCATGAGCACGAGCACAAGTCTAGCGACTCCATGTCCGACACCAAAGCGCCTACCTCAAAGGTAAGTAATCTGGACGGCAGTGATACGGATTGCGCCAGTTGCCATGCCTGTTGCTGCGCTGCGTTGGTTACTCAGACGCAAATGCCTTTATCACAAGGCCCCGAGCACGTGACGGCTACCCAAGCCGAATTCCTTTTCCGTTCTGCAATAGAACGACCAGAACGACCTCAGTGGAACCACCTCGCCTGA
- a CDS encoding heavy metal translocating P-type ATPase yields MSVTEQVQQTKTQSACECGTTCASTPVTFEHPSAAGLTNDDQRFRIANMDCASEESEIRQALVAIQGIRSLRFDLTARELTIAADPQVVAESIDAIRRVGFKPEPLIDERDKANAKGVASHRFWDLWGKLIFALILSLAAEGLAFALPDDLTSKGLGMALAACAIALAGFSVYGKGLSALVRGRLNMNALMTVAVTGAFLIGQWPEAAMVMALYAIAEAIEARAVDRARNAIKSLLALAPEQAEVLQADGQWVQCPVKTIEVGATVRVRPGERIALDGVVTSGTSAVNQAPVTGESLPVDKSAGDEVYAGTINQSGSLEIRVTALASDSTLTRIIHAVEQAQASRAPTQRFVDKFATVYTPAVFVLAVAVAVLMPWLADWTWIQALYKALVLLVIACPCALVISTPVTVVSGLTAGARRGILIKGGIYLEEARSIKVVALDKTGTITQGKPKLVAFEPIDTSVDVATIQSIAKSLAARSDHPVSKAIAEGLTAALKDVTEFQAVAGRGVQGVIEAHPYALANHRWIEERQQCSAELESRLKVHEEAGRTVTILTNANRVMALCAVADTIKPSSTQAVAELKSMGVTPVMLTGDNIATAHTVAAQAGIDEVRGNLLPEDKLDAMNELQQRFGVTAMTGDGINDAPALAKANIGFAMGGAGTHIAMEAADVVVMNDDLRRLPETIRLSKRTHAVLWQNISLALGIKAVFLALAIFGDATMWMAVFADMGASLMVVFNGLRLLKAQH; encoded by the coding sequence ATGTCAGTAACTGAGCAAGTACAACAAACTAAAACTCAATCAGCCTGCGAATGCGGGACGACTTGCGCTTCAACGCCTGTTACTTTTGAGCACCCAAGTGCAGCTGGTTTAACTAACGATGATCAGCGTTTTCGCATTGCAAATATGGACTGTGCTTCTGAGGAATCGGAAATTCGTCAGGCGTTAGTAGCGATTCAAGGTATTCGAAGTTTGCGCTTCGATCTGACTGCTCGCGAATTGACGATTGCTGCTGATCCACAAGTTGTTGCCGAATCTATCGATGCCATTCGCAGAGTGGGTTTTAAACCAGAGCCGTTGATCGACGAGCGTGACAAAGCAAATGCAAAAGGCGTTGCCTCGCATAGATTTTGGGACTTATGGGGCAAGTTGATTTTTGCTTTGATATTGTCTTTAGCTGCCGAGGGTTTGGCTTTTGCGTTGCCAGATGACTTGACTTCAAAGGGACTAGGCATGGCACTTGCCGCCTGTGCGATCGCCTTGGCAGGCTTCTCGGTCTATGGCAAAGGTCTGTCTGCTTTGGTTCGAGGGCGCTTAAATATGAACGCACTCATGACCGTCGCCGTCACAGGTGCATTCCTGATCGGACAATGGCCAGAGGCCGCTATGGTGATGGCACTGTATGCCATTGCTGAAGCCATTGAGGCCCGCGCAGTAGACCGTGCTCGTAATGCGATCAAAAGTTTGCTGGCACTGGCCCCAGAACAAGCCGAAGTTCTGCAAGCTGATGGCCAGTGGGTGCAATGCCCTGTCAAGACCATTGAAGTGGGCGCAACTGTGCGGGTACGGCCAGGCGAACGCATCGCCCTAGATGGTGTTGTCACATCGGGTACCAGTGCTGTCAATCAGGCCCCTGTCACTGGTGAAAGCTTGCCTGTCGATAAGTCTGCGGGAGATGAAGTCTATGCAGGCACCATCAATCAGTCAGGTTCGCTGGAAATTCGGGTCACGGCACTGGCTTCGGACAGCACCTTAACCCGCATCATTCACGCAGTCGAGCAAGCCCAGGCATCACGTGCGCCAACCCAACGGTTTGTGGATAAGTTCGCAACTGTTTACACCCCAGCCGTCTTTGTTTTAGCGGTTGCTGTTGCTGTACTGATGCCTTGGCTTGCAGACTGGACTTGGATTCAAGCCCTCTACAAAGCCTTGGTGCTTTTGGTCATTGCCTGCCCTTGCGCCTTGGTCATTTCAACCCCAGTCACTGTCGTCAGTGGTTTGACGGCAGGGGCACGTCGAGGCATTTTGATCAAGGGGGGTATTTACCTTGAAGAAGCCAGAAGCATCAAGGTGGTAGCCCTAGACAAAACCGGAACCATCACACAGGGCAAGCCCAAATTGGTGGCGTTTGAACCCATCGATACGAGCGTTGATGTTGCAACCATTCAAAGCATTGCGAAAAGTCTTGCTGCTCGTTCAGACCATCCCGTGTCCAAAGCCATTGCCGAAGGTCTCACAGCAGCGCTAAAAGATGTCACTGAATTCCAAGCAGTTGCAGGTCGTGGCGTGCAAGGTGTCATTGAGGCGCATCCTTATGCGTTGGCAAATCACCGCTGGATTGAAGAGCGCCAACAATGCTCTGCCGAACTTGAGAGTCGCCTCAAAGTTCACGAAGAAGCGGGAAGAACCGTCACCATTTTGACCAATGCCAATCGTGTGATGGCTTTATGTGCTGTGGCCGACACCATCAAACCCTCGTCCACACAAGCGGTGGCTGAGTTGAAGTCCATGGGCGTGACACCCGTGATGTTGACGGGTGACAACATTGCCACGGCGCATACCGTAGCAGCGCAAGCAGGGATTGATGAAGTCCGTGGCAACCTCCTGCCAGAAGACAAACTAGATGCGATGAATGAGTTGCAACAGCGGTTTGGCGTCACGGCCATGACAGGTGACGGCATCAACGATGCACCTGCCTTGGCAAAGGCCAATATCGGTTTTGCCATGGGAGGTGCTGGCACGCACATCGCAATGGAGGCGGCTGATGTGGTGGTGATGAATGATGACCTGCGCCGTCTGCCAGAAACCATTCGATTATCCAAACGAACCCATGCTGTGCTCTGGCAAAACATCAGCTTGGCGCTTGGTATCAAGGCCGTATTTTTAGCGCTGGCGATTTTTGGCGATGCAACCATGTGGATGGCAGTGTTTGCCGACATGGGTGCCAGTCTGATGGTCGTTTTCAATGGCCTGAGGCTTTTGAAAGCCCAGCATTGA
- the cadR gene encoding Cd(II)/Pb(II)-responsive transcriptional regulator translates to MKIGELAKSTQTQVETIRYYEREGLLPSPLRSEGNYRIYGPKHVARLSFIRNCRSLNMTLNEIRTLLAFKDAQQGDCDGVNELIDTHIAHVASRIKELRKLERQLKELRETCMEARATNQCGILAELSAHPRQATLKSKSVSGHIGGLHSKSL, encoded by the coding sequence ATGAAGATCGGTGAACTAGCTAAATCTACCCAAACACAGGTGGAAACGATTCGGTATTACGAGCGAGAAGGGTTGCTACCTTCGCCGCTGCGATCGGAAGGCAACTATCGAATTTATGGCCCCAAACATGTGGCTCGTCTATCTTTTATCCGGAACTGCAGAAGTCTGAATATGACACTGAACGAAATTCGAACCTTACTAGCTTTCAAGGACGCACAGCAAGGTGACTGCGATGGTGTGAATGAACTGATCGATACACACATAGCGCACGTTGCGTCAAGGATAAAAGAGTTGCGAAAACTTGAGCGCCAACTCAAAGAATTACGCGAAACTTGTATGGAAGCGCGGGCAACAAACCAATGCGGCATTCTTGCTGAGTTATCTGCACATCCACGCCAAGCAACTTTGAAATCAAAAAGCGTTTCAGGGCACATTGGGGGATTGCACTCAAAAAGCTTGTAA